A single genomic interval of Fibrobacter sp. UWT2 harbors:
- a CDS encoding InlB B-repeat-containing protein — MLLAAVSANAYTINYNLNGGVNHPENPESYDEAAGRFDLKEPTREGYSFLGWYIEFAEGVDVPPNMYYGEYQDYSMFVLANYLGSFSVYARWGLVPQTPQQDERGCYLIYTAEELYGIATVSVADSTAFSKKDDYKFEGCISLQNDIVVNENLLDSTGNLSREDYVWWIPLKFKGTFEGNGFKISGLRGNDGLFVTLGDENDVWGKNVTVVRNLGVTDSYFSGGDAGGIVGKVVGLVQMTNVYADVSVQGLRSTVANTAPAADSVQFEIHYVLNGGENSELNPSGYVKGDSAIVLADPQKENDEFEGWYLDEDFTQKIDTIKTEHYGDWTLYAKWKSYFVVDVEMNGGQFYNGVSYYKPHVVKWSADSSAYELGKAYWSGFEFAGWYADSLLEEEITEIPAGNTEDLTVYAKWNTTEYTITYHMNGGENNLENMTAFNAAAVGFEFKEPVREGAKFNRWTSSRLGYYSVLQLTEKNSIELFAEWTPAPQKPEQDTAGCYHLKNKEELYWFAGLVNGTLDSVDRDAKACASLDTDIVINENVLTDSVLNLNDSTTYFVWDAIWDYEGNFSGNGHSVTGLLANSSCGDEHMFAGMFCNVSNYKNIVNVKVNKSYVQEYGYIDNFAITGDTMPVQPGAVKGEWRAVVGGKSVSLFGLAPGKMLFVYDLQGRLLRRERTESMMLMDFMDAGRFLIRYGNETRAVTIR; from the coding sequence ATGCTGTTAGCCGCGGTGTCGGCTAACGCCTACACGATTAATTATAATCTGAATGGCGGCGTGAACCATCCTGAAAATCCCGAAAGCTACGACGAGGCGGCGGGCCGTTTCGATTTAAAAGAACCGACGCGCGAAGGGTATTCCTTTTTAGGCTGGTATATTGAATTTGCTGAAGGGGTGGACGTTCCGCCCAACATGTATTATGGCGAGTATCAAGATTACTCCATGTTCGTGCTTGCAAACTACTTGGGCAGTTTTAGCGTGTATGCACGCTGGGGCCTTGTGCCGCAGACGCCGCAACAAGATGAACGCGGCTGCTACCTGATTTATACCGCCGAAGAACTTTACGGTATCGCTACCGTTTCTGTTGCGGATTCTACGGCGTTCTCCAAGAAAGACGATTATAAATTCGAAGGCTGCATCTCGCTCCAGAACGATATCGTGGTGAACGAAAATCTTCTGGATTCTACCGGTAATTTGTCTAGAGAAGATTATGTGTGGTGGATTCCCTTGAAGTTCAAGGGAACTTTTGAAGGTAACGGTTTCAAGATTTCTGGCTTGCGCGGCAACGACGGCTTGTTTGTAACGCTTGGTGACGAAAACGATGTGTGGGGAAAGAACGTCACGGTCGTTAGAAACTTGGGCGTTACGGATTCCTATTTTTCGGGCGGTGATGCCGGCGGAATCGTGGGCAAAGTCGTTGGCCTTGTCCAGATGACGAATGTCTATGCCGATGTCTCTGTTCAAGGTTTGCGTTCTACAGTCGCAAATACGGCTCCTGCTGCCGATAGCGTTCAGTTCGAAATTCATTATGTGCTGAACGGCGGCGAAAATAGCGAATTGAACCCGTCGGGATACGTCAAGGGAGATTCCGCTATTGTGCTTGCAGACCCTCAAAAAGAAAATGACGAATTTGAGGGCTGGTACCTGGATGAAGACTTTACGCAAAAGATTGACACGATCAAGACGGAACATTATGGCGACTGGACTCTCTACGCAAAATGGAAGAGCTACTTTGTTGTCGATGTCGAAATGAACGGAGGCCAATTCTATAACGGCGTGAGTTACTACAAGCCCCATGTGGTCAAGTGGTCTGCAGATTCTTCTGCGTATGAGTTAGGAAAAGCTTACTGGTCCGGCTTTGAATTTGCGGGTTGGTATGCGGACTCCCTTTTGGAAGAAGAAATTACGGAAATCCCTGCCGGCAACACCGAAGACTTGACGGTGTATGCCAAGTGGAATACGACGGAATATACGATTACCTACCATATGAATGGTGGCGAAAACAATCTGGAAAATATGACTGCTTTCAACGCTGCCGCAGTGGGATTTGAATTTAAGGAACCTGTTCGCGAAGGTGCAAAATTCAATCGCTGGACATCGAGTAGGCTAGGCTATTATTCGGTGCTGCAGCTGACTGAAAAGAACAGCATCGAATTGTTTGCGGAATGGACTCCGGCTCCGCAAAAGCCCGAACAGGATACGGCAGGGTGCTATCACCTGAAAAATAAGGAAGAACTCTACTGGTTCGCAGGCCTTGTCAATGGTACGTTGGACAGTGTCGATCGCGATGCGAAGGCATGCGCCTCGCTTGATACCGACATCGTTATCAATGAAAATGTGCTGACGGATTCCGTGCTGAATCTAAACGATTCGACGACTTATTTCGTGTGGGATGCCATCTGGGATTACGAAGGCAATTTCTCGGGAAATGGTCATTCCGTTACGGGTCTTCTTGCGAATAGCAGCTGCGGCGACGAACACATGTTCGCAGGAATGTTCTGCAATGTAAGCAACTACAAGAACATCGTGAATGTCAAGGTCAACAAGTCTTATGTGCAGGAATACGGCTATATAGATAACTTCGCCATTACCGGCGATACCATGCCTGTTCAGCCTGGTGCTGTCAAGGGTGAATGGCGCGCCGTGGTAGGTGGAAAGAGCGTTAGCCTGTTTGGACTCGCTCCGGGCAAGATGCTTTTCGTGTATGACCTACAGGGGCGCCTGTTGCGTCGCGAAAGAACGGAATCCATGATGTTGATGGACTTTATGGATGCGGGACGCTTCCTAATCCGTTATGGAAACGAAACCCGCGCAGTCACGATTCGCTAA
- the glgA gene encoding glycogen synthase, with product MNAAILTNEFPPEIYGGAGIHVKFLTQELAKLCHVEARCFGVQDEDKDNIRALGFSRKLGLNPHDDRFQKIFKPLDINLQWAAALDNIDVIHCHTWYSHFGGVLASRLLQCPLILTTHSLEPHRPWKAEQLGDGGYAMSCWIERTAYEAADGVIAVSQGMKRDVMKLYGVPEDRVKVIYNGIDPDFYAPTFDEKILVKWGVDPKRPFVLFVGRITRQKGISQLIQAIPQIDKGAQVVLCAGAPDTIELADECKALIEEVQKTRDGVVWIQEAVPHEELRVLYSHATVFATPSLYEPFGIINLEAMSCGTPVVGSAVGGIPEIIVDGETGFLVPLKHVSETDFEPADPKAFQTDFANKLNKILENPELAKKMGEVSRKRAIDVFSWKSIAKQTYDFYQECIDRYKKEGKR from the coding sequence ATGAACGCAGCAATTTTGACGAATGAGTTCCCGCCGGAAATTTATGGCGGTGCAGGTATTCACGTAAAGTTCCTTACGCAGGAACTTGCAAAGCTTTGCCATGTGGAAGCACGTTGCTTTGGCGTGCAAGACGAAGACAAGGATAATATCCGTGCTTTGGGTTTTTCTCGCAAGTTAGGTTTGAACCCGCACGATGATCGTTTCCAAAAGATTTTCAAGCCGCTCGACATTAACCTCCAGTGGGCGGCCGCGCTCGACAATATCGATGTCATTCACTGTCATACGTGGTACAGCCACTTTGGCGGCGTTCTCGCTAGCCGCCTTTTGCAGTGCCCGTTGATTCTTACGACGCATTCGCTCGAACCGCACCGTCCGTGGAAGGCCGAACAGTTGGGTGATGGTGGCTATGCCATGAGCTGCTGGATTGAACGTACCGCTTACGAAGCTGCCGACGGCGTGATTGCCGTGAGCCAGGGCATGAAGCGCGACGTGATGAAACTCTACGGAGTTCCCGAAGATCGCGTGAAGGTGATTTACAACGGTATCGATCCGGACTTTTATGCGCCGACTTTCGACGAAAAAATCCTCGTTAAGTGGGGCGTCGACCCGAAACGTCCGTTTGTGCTGTTCGTGGGTCGCATTACGCGCCAGAAGGGCATTAGCCAGCTGATCCAGGCGATTCCGCAAATCGACAAGGGTGCCCAGGTGGTGCTCTGCGCGGGCGCACCCGATACCATTGAACTTGCCGACGAATGCAAGGCTCTCATCGAAGAGGTACAGAAGACGCGCGACGGTGTGGTCTGGATTCAGGAAGCGGTTCCGCACGAAGAACTCCGCGTGCTTTACAGCCATGCGACCGTATTTGCAACGCCCTCGCTCTATGAACCGTTCGGTATCATCAACCTTGAAGCTATGAGCTGCGGTACTCCGGTGGTGGGCTCTGCGGTGGGTGGCATTCCCGAAATCATCGTGGACGGCGAAACCGGATTCCTGGTTCCGTTGAAACATGTATCCGAAACGGATTTTGAACCGGCTGACCCGAAGGCATTCCAGACCGATTTCGCGAACAAGCTCAACAAGATTCTTGAAAACCCGGAACTGGCAAAGAAGATGGGCGAAGTCAGCCGCAAGCGCGCGATTGACGTGTTCAGCTGGAAGTCTATTGCTAAGCAGACATACGACTTCTACCAGGAATGTATTGACCGCTATAAAAAAGAAGGCAAGAGATAG
- a CDS encoding thioredoxin family protein, translated as MNSMPPPEMQMQYSAGALKDGGKLTVWVTVPEKWHVNANEVTDEFLKPSSIEVKAEGIEFGDVVWPAPIKEYNEALELEILTFRGEFKIEIPVKSVGEKYDSLGTEATFHYQACDNSICLAPASKTISLSGNAASAKSSNVNSSAKKNDFENEVTANTSNNENLETSDAGATASAGIIALLFFAFLGGIILNLMPCVLPVLSLKLFSLIKQAGESRGRLLALGGATTAGILASFWALAAVVAAVKAGGGSAGWGMQFQSAGFIAFMVVILTAFAMSFFGVFEVWLPWGATTKMDEAGHKAGFAGAFFTGALLVLLSTPCSAPFLGTAMGFAFAQTTPVLFLFFTAAGLGLALPYMLVSAFPKVLKVFPKPGPWMVKLQKVMGVLLLATVAWLLWIVNEQAGTAGVGMFSIIVVASVACSVLLGKFAPPGVAFGREVAGFGLSIVFLVSIWFAAIVPEYERAASEKFNARMQEQMTADGWYRYSPALIEEFAKANRTVFIDATADWCLTCKTNEAAVLNRDEFRRAMDSLNVALVKADWTRETPEVNALLKSMHKSGVPAYAIYPAGDASKQIVLPELLTTAAIVENIVGSRK; from the coding sequence ATGAATTCCATGCCGCCTCCCGAAATGCAGATGCAGTACAGCGCAGGCGCACTGAAAGACGGCGGAAAACTGACCGTATGGGTAACCGTTCCTGAAAAATGGCACGTGAACGCCAACGAAGTCACCGATGAATTCCTGAAGCCTTCTTCAATCGAGGTGAAAGCCGAAGGAATTGAATTCGGCGATGTCGTATGGCCCGCACCGATCAAGGAATACAACGAAGCGTTGGAACTTGAAATTCTCACCTTCCGCGGAGAATTCAAGATTGAAATTCCGGTGAAAAGCGTTGGTGAAAAATACGACAGCCTTGGAACGGAAGCAACCTTCCATTACCAAGCCTGCGACAATTCCATTTGCCTTGCGCCTGCGAGCAAGACGATCTCGCTCAGCGGAAATGCGGCTAGCGCAAAATCCAGCAATGTAAATAGCAGCGCAAAAAAAAACGACTTCGAAAATGAAGTAACCGCCAACACAAGCAACAATGAAAACTTGGAAACGAGCGATGCAGGCGCCACCGCTTCGGCAGGAATCATCGCGCTATTGTTTTTCGCATTTCTCGGCGGAATTATTCTGAACTTGATGCCGTGCGTGCTGCCGGTGCTTTCGCTCAAGCTTTTTAGCTTAATTAAGCAGGCCGGTGAAAGTCGCGGACGGCTCCTCGCGTTGGGAGGAGCCACAACGGCGGGCATTCTGGCAAGTTTCTGGGCGCTGGCCGCCGTTGTCGCCGCCGTCAAGGCCGGCGGCGGGTCCGCGGGCTGGGGCATGCAATTCCAGAGTGCAGGATTCATCGCCTTTATGGTCGTGATTCTGACTGCATTCGCCATGAGCTTTTTCGGCGTATTCGAAGTGTGGCTCCCGTGGGGCGCCACCACCAAGATGGATGAAGCCGGCCATAAGGCGGGCTTCGCAGGCGCCTTCTTTACTGGAGCGCTTCTTGTTCTTTTAAGCACGCCGTGCTCGGCCCCCTTCCTCGGCACCGCCATGGGATTCGCCTTTGCGCAGACGACGCCAGTACTCTTCTTGTTCTTTACGGCGGCAGGGCTCGGCCTTGCCCTCCCCTACATGCTCGTAAGCGCCTTCCCGAAAGTCCTGAAGGTATTCCCGAAACCGGGTCCGTGGATGGTGAAGCTCCAGAAGGTGATGGGCGTATTGCTCCTCGCGACCGTCGCATGGCTCTTGTGGATTGTGAATGAACAAGCCGGCACCGCTGGCGTCGGGATGTTCTCTATCATCGTGGTAGCAAGCGTTGCCTGTAGCGTACTGCTCGGCAAATTCGCGCCGCCGGGAGTTGCCTTCGGGCGCGAAGTCGCAGGATTCGGATTAAGCATAGTCTTTCTCGTATCAATCTGGTTCGCTGCAATCGTTCCTGAATACGAACGTGCTGCCAGCGAAAAGTTCAACGCCCGCATGCAAGAGCAGATGACAGCCGACGGCTGGTACCGTTACAGCCCCGCCTTAATCGAAGAATTCGCAAAAGCAAACCGCACCGTATTCATCGATGCTACTGCCGACTGGTGTCTCACTTGCAAAACGAACGAAGCCGCAGTCCTCAACCGCGACGAATTCCGCCGCGCCATGGACAGTTTGAATGTGGCGCTGGTAAAGGCCGACTGGACACGCGAAACACCCGAAGTGAATGCACTCTTAAAGAGCATGCACAAGTCGGGCGTGCCCGCCTATGCGATTTACCCGGCAGGGGATGCATCTAAACAAATCGTGCTGCCGGAATTACTCACGACAGCAGCGATTGTAGAGAATATTGTAGGAAGTAGGAAGTAG
- the folE gene encoding GTP cyclohydrolase I FolE: MMDFKKMEDGFRMILEGMDENPNREGLIDTPKRVAKMYAELMTGLSGETRAEDILKTRFHEKYDEMIIVPDIEFASMCEHHFLPFTGKAHVAYIPGDCVVGLSKIPRVVEFYARFPQIQERMTRQIAELIQNELNPKGVAVVLEASHMCMTMRGVKKPGATMVTTQLLGRFKTDEKTRAEFMSRIYAPR, encoded by the coding sequence ATGATGGATTTTAAGAAAATGGAAGACGGCTTCCGGATGATTCTGGAAGGTATGGACGAAAACCCGAACCGCGAAGGTCTTATCGATACGCCCAAGCGTGTCGCCAAGATGTATGCTGAACTCATGACGGGCCTTTCGGGCGAAACCCGCGCCGAAGATATCCTCAAGACTCGCTTTCACGAGAAGTACGATGAAATGATCATTGTGCCGGATATCGAATTTGCCAGTATGTGCGAACACCATTTTCTGCCGTTCACGGGCAAGGCTCACGTGGCCTACATTCCGGGCGATTGCGTCGTTGGTCTCTCCAAGATTCCGCGCGTGGTGGAATTCTACGCTCGTTTCCCGCAGATTCAGGAACGCATGACGCGCCAGATTGCGGAACTCATCCAGAATGAGCTGAACCCGAAGGGAGTCGCGGTCGTTTTGGAAGCGTCTCACATGTGCATGACGATGCGCGGCGTCAAGAAACCGGGTGCCACTATGGTGACCACGCAGCTTTTGGGCCGATTCAAGACGGACGAAAAGACCCGCGCCGAATTCATGTCCAGGATTTACGCTCCTAGGTAA